GGGAACATTTCATAATTTCTAGTaagaaaaaatgtcaaataagaGTCAGGTAGAAAACTAGGAGCTTCATTTGGATGAATTGAGACAGAGCCTTACCTTCTCCTTGAATGCAAATTTCTGTCCAGAAAAGTGTTGATATATCTAACTTGATTCATAGAATGAAACTTCTGGAACATGTGCCCAATTCCAATACACACCGATACAAGAACCACTACCAAGAAAGTGAATATAATTGAAACATTAATGAGCAATATGAAGAGAGGAGTTCCTATTAGTAACAATAATGTATTCATAATTTTACTTGTAGAACCGAACAGTTGGAAGTGTACTCGTTTGTTGTCTTTTGTTTGATAGCTATAGTTATTTAGcaatcatattattattattattattattatgttggattaataaaaaatttattaaaatgagTGGACCTCTACCCATACAAGCAGCAGAAAACCTCTAAAGAATTACAAGCTAAAATGTAAATGATCAACAAAGTCTACAAAAGAGAAGGAACTGTAGCTCTGTCAATGCCGGTAGTCCACTGACTACACTCATAAAAACTGCCAAATTTAGTTCAAGAGTAGACAACTCAATGCCATTAAGCATGCAATTATTTAGCATTCAATTTAAAGCCTTGTGAAAACGGAGTTCCTGTTATTGAGACTAGAAGGCGCTGGATTCAAGTGATATGCCATAGGCGTCATAACCATAATTGTCCATTGGTGGATTATTTTGTATGCCAAGCATACTTAAGAATGTAAGGCAATTTCAAAGATGAAAGCAAATGTCATGCTAATGAACCAAATGCACTCACCAAGAAATTGTTGTTCATGGAAAGTCTAAGGAGCCATCTCACTGGAAAATTATGTCTTTTCCCTGCAAAACACCCAGTCACTTGAACATGGATCCTGACAATGCTaatctcttattttctttagtaAGTTGTATATCAACCACTATTCTGTCAGAGCAAGTTCAGATGGCATTCTCATCGAAAAACACTGATCAAGTCTGGACCTTGCacaaatagagaaaataataatatcaaaaccTGTTGTAGTAACTAGTTGCATCTTTAGTCCAGATTAAATAATTCTTTTGAGAGTTCTTGTGATTAATTTGTATAAGTAGCTTTAAGAATACTGTTATGTAGGAATAAAGGTTATACTTTGAGAAGCACAAGAAATAACGTTTATGAAGAAAACGTCACAAGTGGTGAAAAGTCCAAGAATCATTTACCATGAAATCAAGCTATCAATGAAATCAGGGAGTTCTCTGTAGTCTACACTAACAACAAGCTATGCTCTTCATTCATTAGAACCTACCAACGATCTGTTTgagaatgaaataaaaactgaatAAGAGAGGAAACTAATAATATGCCAACCATATTGCAAATAAATTTCCAAAAAGTGAAACCTACATTATGAGAAAAGATTAAATTTGGTAATAAATGAGATTGTTACCATTCCTTTTCTAATAGTTTGCTGCATAATCTTATTACCAGCTAGGTTTGAAGAAACATGCACTCTTAAGCTTTGTTGGCTTCAGTATTCAATACTCTTAAGCTTTGTGAGATTGTTTGACCCAATTCTTTTGTATCTTACAGTGGTTATGACTTCATTTCCACTAATGGGACAAGTTGACAtgtaattaattattcaaaccTTCATTTCTTTTGTGGTCAATGGTCATTGTATTTATTGTATAGAGTTCTGACTTACTTTGGGAGTATATTTAatggaattattatgataattcttaatgttggtacttgatatgatttaattggattgatttgtcaaaaaggaaaaatctacaagtacccttgagatgtctttctcatgctttggaccctttcGGGTTTGGGGTATGATAGTTAGACTGGTATTCATAGAATTAATTCCTCATTTCAAGAAAGAATTCATTGGGATTTTTGTATTCTCTACCATaaagtatttttctttctttctccctccCCAACCCTTCTCATCACACCCCAACAAaagaaatgggaaaaacctagaTGCCCATTCGCCTTAATAGGTAAAGCTAAAATGTACTAGCTAAGGCAATACTATGAAAAATCAATCAGAATCAGGTCGCGAAGAGGTGAAGGCAGAGTCAAATGACAAAGGACTCTAAATGGGGAAGTTAGTAACTAATGATATTGTATATGACTTAACTCATGGATGATTCatgcaaagaaaattgaaattacatctCATAGATCATTTTTTAATGCAAGggcaaaataacaataacaaaataaattacatcCTCCCCTAACCCCTTCCTGTCACAATAACAATAATGAggtaaaattaaacaaaataaaacactttttttttgtgaactGAACACTTGTATTTTATTACCTGTAGGAGTATACAATAACTGAAAGGCAACCATCAGGAAAATGAATAGTTCCTTTGTTTGGTACCACTTTGAGCATTATCATTAGCTTATGATCTAAACCCAAGGCAACCTGcaatctaaaattttatatatttagaaaaatatggtactttgatttttttcaatataatatAGGAACAATTTCCATTTAATTAAGGATGTGACTCATTTTATAAAGTGAAATCAACTCCAAGTGCAGCACCAAGTGAAATCCACCCCTAAAATTGTGAACTTCTAGAACACCAAGTGGAGCACCTTTCTTTTCAATTAACGCCAAGCTACTAAACAAATTAAGGAGGAAATGTAGAAATTATCTGTTATTGACAAAATAGTTCATAGCAACTTAACTTagattttgtgaatttttgttgtggttGTCATCATCATTTGTAGATATTGCACAACACGAAAAAGGAATAAACACAAATACTGCACAACAAGCTCATTACTATACTGTAGATGTATACGCTAGATTTACTCCTCCCCCACAAACATTACCACAATATTTCCAAGTGCCAATGTTGACACTATTTACAAATTACAGTGAGAAACCATGGCATCTAGATACGCCACCTAATCAACTCAGTTTGAGATACCATGATATAAATAAGAAatagataaaaagaaaattcacaTATTGTTGAAACCAAAAGTACTAATACCATTGAGTTATTGTTGaaaccaaaatattttcattaagcTCCATTTcttggagagaaaaaataagaaattttgattttgatttctaTTAAGGatagggagaaaaaaaatgatacgtAGACATAAGTTTTCTTACCATTGAATTGGATCCCCTTCCAACACAAGGATgtaacaaaatcttatgaaaaTCCTCATGTACTTCCTTTTGCATCTTTGTGGTAAGATGGGACACTGATGAATTCCCAAAATCTACAAATCTTTGTGAAATCCTCATTGGTGAGGGCACAAATATCAGTGACGAATCCACCTCTGCAATATCCTGCATTGCTTCATGCTTCATTCTCCTAAAAGTGACATACCCACCTCAAAAATAAATGAAGCAGACAAAGATGAAGGCAACCACTTGCTTATGAAGTAATAGAACTCACCAAGTAATCCTTGTTCAAGGAAGTCTTGCTGGTTGAGAAGTCCACGAGTCATTCACCATGAATTTAAGCTATTCATGAAATAGGGGAGTACTCTGAGTTGTAACACCAAGTTATGGTCTTTCATTCAAGAGAATCAATCAACACCTACGTTTgggaaataaattaaaatggtACTACTTGAGGAAAGTAGTAATTTGCTAACTATGAATAAAAGGGGGGAAAATTGGAACCCAATCTATTTCAAAAGATTTAATTAGGTAAGGAACAAGACAACTTAATGAAAACAAAACTATTACACAAATATCAGGCAATGACAAAATGCTtgatattgtaattgatttaaacatatatatatatatcaggaATTCAATCACCAAAGCCACAGATGTTTCACTAGTATCAAATATCAAGCAATTGATTGTACTCTGTTTACATAATAAAACAGAGATGAAATGAAGCATATAGAACAGAACAACTCTCCCAACTCAGTTCAAGATACAAAGATGTAATTTGCTAGAACGAAGAAATAGATTTGGGAAAATTCACATATTCTTTTTCCTAATATGGGAAGTCATAAATTAAAGAATGAAAATCCTAAAAGCAtctaaaagaggaaaaaaagaaaagagatattACCAGTGGTTTTGATGGCTTGTTGAACAATTGCCAGATGAAGCCCCTACTCGTTCAATTTCCTAATTAGATAGCTACCTAATTATCAAGTCTGGGATGTGCGCAATCTTACCCCAATCTTCACCCGCTTCCCTTTTGCATCTTTTCGATAAGATGGGACTATATGAAATTTGCAGTGTCTGCAAAGATGTAAGGTTAAAGATCCACTCCGGTATAGCCGACAAACTTCGACAACTTTCAATCGTGAGTTTTTGCAAAGAGGTGAGATGTTGAATCCCCACCGGTAGAGTGGCCAAATTTGGAAGGTCGGAGAACACTAGGTTGCAAAGGCTCTGAAGGCCATGCCATTCCATCTCATCTACATCGTTTGTTAAATCAACCTCTTTAGAACCACAAACTGTCAAATTCTGAAGGGCAGTGAGATGtcgagagagagggagagggccACAACAATAATATATCTTTAAATCTTGAAGAGAAATGAGGTTGCACATCAACTCCTTGGGCAGAGTTTCCTCCATATACCGAATTGACATGGACTTCAATTTGGAGAGAGGGATGAACGAGGAAGCGGCAAGtgtggaagaagaagaggttGATGTTGCCGCTATTGATGTTAGGTTTTCTGGGGTTGCCATGTTTATCACCTCCATTCTCAGTGTTTGCTCCAGTGGCTTCAAGCTACATATAGTCAGATCTAGCTTTTCAAGATATGGAAAGAGAGGTAAGGATATCAGCTTAGGGCAATCCCAAATGTGTAAGTAGGAAAGATGAGGAAATGAAGGCAGTGAATGATTATGGAGCTCCTCAACAGAATCCCTCTGTCGTTGCCACCATCCTTTTAGATTAGGGCAAAATCTAATTGTGAGTTGCTCTAGAGATGGGAGGAATGAAGAATCAGAGACCTCCCCgttgttttctctctctgataTGTACTCCAAATCATCCAGTCCTTGAAGATAGAGAGTTTTGAGAGAATGAAACTGATCCAACGGTGGAAGATGTTGGCATTTTTTACATTCTTCGAAGGACAATTTTACGAGATTTGAAAGCGAAGAAATCGCACTTGGAAATTTCACTCCCCCGTATCTAGATAAACACAATTCTTGAAGATTTGAAGGTAGGCCATGTGGGAGCAAGGCTTTAAGTGACTCTTCATCATACCCAAAGTTGGACTCATCCACGTCTTCTTCTATCCATGACAACGTCAAGTCTTGAAGATGTATTTTCTCTTTCATATTTGCATCCTTAGATTCTGATGCAGCTTCTTTCCCGTGTCTCAATCCCTTAATCTCTAGTGTTCCTCTCAGCTTGTTTAGCCCTTTGAGTTCCTTCAATCCACCGTGGCGCCTGAAGTCTAAAGAGCTATTCTGACTCATCACAAACAGTGACAATGTTTGAAGCTTAGTTAATTGCCCCAGTCCACGTGGCATATGAGTCAACCATAATGCCCCAtcaatatgtatatgtgtgAGGTTGACTAATTTGCTAATATCTCTAGGCAATTCCTTAATTTCACAGTGAGAGAGTCTTAGTGTTTGCAAATTATACAATCTTGTGATGGAACTAGGAAGCCTCTTGATGGGATTATAAGATACATCAAGATACCTTAAATGTCTCAACTTCCCGATAGAACTTGGAATTGATTTAATTCCCGTATCATTTAGATCCAACAAGCGTATAAACttaaaacttgaaacaattGCCTCACAAGTAGACTTACTCAATCTTACATCTAGATATTGTGAATGATCTAGCAAATGAAATGTTTTTATCCTTCTTGCTTTATACAATGAGACTGGAATTTCTGATGATGGGAGAAACATTCTATCAAATGACACATGAAGAGTTTTCTCATGAATGCCTTCCTCTTTTGAATCAAAAGTGGCGCAATCAGATGTTGTTACTAATTTTGCAAGATCATGCATAAGATCATGCATTTTAAATTGTACTATGTTGCCTTTCCCATCTTTTTCAACTTCCTGAAAGAATGATCTCCAAAGTAAATCCATAAAATAGTCATTACCAATGTCTTCCAAGCATTGATTTGGACTTGAAGATCTAATGAACCCTTGCGCCATCCACATTTTAATCAATGTTGTTTTATGAATTTTGTAATCCTTTGGAAATAAACAACAATAAGCAAAACACTGCTTCAAATATGATGGAAGATGAtcataacttaatttaagtgtttGCAAGATATCAGCttctttcaaaaattcattattcATAAATGACAACCAATCTCTTtcagaatttttaaaatataatagaCTTCCTATACTCCTTATGGGTAAAGGAAGTCCTTTACAGTTCTCAATTATTTCCATTCCAATTGACTTGAATGTTGGATTCTTTGGCTCTTGACCATTTTCAAAAGCCATTTGCTTAAGTAAAATCCAAGCATCATCTACATTTAAACCCTTTAAAATGTATTCTTGCATAGGCTGTACAATCTTTGCAACCTTCTCCTCACGTGTTGTCACTAAAATTCTACTGCCTTTTGCACCACTCATTAAAAGAGTTTTTAGGTCAAGCCATTTTTGACGATTATCATTCCATACATCATCTAACACAAGTAAGTATCTCTTTCcatcaatttctttcttaagCTCCTTAACCAGCATGTCCATTTCaaggttttttggtttttcattttttgcacACCCTATAATTTTCTCAACAATTACTCTTACCTCAAAATCATCAGAGACACACACCCAAAATTTTTGGTCAAAATGTTTATTAAATTCTTCATCATTGAATACAAGTTGAGCTAACGTGGTTTTCCCTAACCCTCCGATTCCAACTATCGGAAGAATCGAAACATTCTCCTCAACATTAGAATCCGAAAGAATTCCTATAATTGCCTTTTTATCATTCTCTCTCCCAATAACAGTTTCAGCacatacaaaagaatgagtctCTCTTGCCCTATTCCTAACTTGGGTCTCCTCAAGACGCTCCTCAAAGTGGAACAGCTCCCTATCCCTTCCTATAGTATCTAGCCTCTCCATCATTGCCTTAACTTCATGAGCCATTTTAAGTGCATATGCATGCGGATTCAATTTGGAAAAGTAGGTGCGTACCTTGTTGGACATCCTATTCTGGCCCATCATCACTTCTCGTTGTGAAGCTTCAGTGGAGATATCATCTAGCAAATCATCTGCCTCATAAATGGCATCATTCAGTCTTTTTAGCCACTCTTTGACTTGATTGGTTTGCTCCTTCTTCTCTGCATCCAAAAGCACAGCCTTGATTGTGGAAACCTTCTCCCCGAGTTTTACAATCTCGTCTTTGACACCCCAGAGTAGTCCAAGCTCTTGGACAGCTAGGTTGCCTGTTTTCTCGATGATTCGCGCAGCAACGTCAAACAGAATTCCTTCCGCCATTTCTAACCGTGAATTGAATGAATACTATCTTTATGAGAATGGTAAGATGAGAACAATATCTGTGAAGAGAACGTACTAGCTAGGCAGAGTGACCAATATATATTACTCTGCTTTTTAGTGTTTGCTTGATAATAACACACAGCTCCCCTTCACATTCACATTACcattacaattttttctactttaaaattacaaaagttATAATTTCACATAAAATGATACAAATTGCATTTACAtgtcagtaaaaaaaaaaaactggtgaGTGCAtatgaaaataacaaacaataaattataatatcaaacataaaataattatgacaaaaattatagtaattttttttaatgaaaaattatggtaATTTATGTGGCAGAAGGCTTCTCTTAAAATTAATACTAAAATATGCCCATTTCATTTGAGTCATTTGACAATGTTGTCGACTTCAGCAGTcccaaaatttaatattatttttatcagAGCATTCCCAAAATGTTTTGGTGCTATGCTATCACATTTGGTTAAATTAATTAGTCTCGAATCAATACTTAGTAACTTTGACCGGAAATTATAAAGTAATAAAGATGCTAGAGTGTTTGTGTTTATCTAAAGCATCTAACCATGTGCTTATGTCGTTttcaaagtttctcaaaaaataataataataataataaagcatcATTTTTCGATAATCAATAAAGCAACaataactaattaaaaaacACTGAAAAGCATCTAACCATGTGCTTCTGTCCTTTTTTCGATAATTAATAAAGCATCTAACCATGTGCATAAAGCATCTAACCATGtgcttttgtctttttttcaataatcaATAAAGCATAGGCTtctgtccctttttttttttttttccacgcgcacCGGTCACTGTTTATTGGTCATAAACAGTAATTTTAGAtcaataaacaataattttagacataaacacattaaaaaattattttattacaatagttttcaattttctgctGTATTTAAACGGATCCTAAATTTAGTTATTAAATTAGTTTGTggttagtttcttaaaaaaaaaaaaaaagcatgtgtTTAGTTTTGGCTATGAATGACTATTGTGACTATGTCAGTCTCAGCTTCAATGACAAATCAAGTTTAAATTAATTGTTGGTCCGCAACTATTCCAAAGGTGTGAACCAGTGAGATGCGCGGATTAGGATAACATCATTGTTATTTATCacctaaaatatattataaatatgaaCCGTTAATTGTAGAActcagacaaaaaaaaaattatcattgaaAGTTAAGTAATTGggaaatgctaatgaatgcTCTTAGagtattggttaataattcatttaaaaaaagcttttattagaaaaaaaaagtaattaatattttgacagtttttttatttccttataaaaatagtgtcaaaactttcctaaaattaaTTGTTCATCAATACTCTAAAGGCACTCATTAGCATAACTACCGTGCatccttggtgcggtggtcactccacaagtataaatacttgtaagATGCGGGGGGTAAGGGACGGGGTTTAAGTTtttaggagggagtttcacacacatatacacttagattgggttagaatataaattctatcttgtatataaaaaaaaaaaaggcactcaTTAGCATAAGTAATTAATTGATAGtgattcttatatatataatttaaatattattgatagtcattcttatatttatttaactttttaaaaagtcttataataatattattaggtagaaaatataaattgaccatttttaaaaaatttctatgttcattaattctagagtttttggtttttgtacacaataacttattttgaggatatttatgatgtggtctcacgtttgactcaaaaattaagaaataaaattctctaaaaataaataatttagaacacaatgagcaaaattggacttcaattacAAAATCTAATTACATTTTCTCTAAgatttacctattaatatatatatatatatatatatacacacatatttatagaattatgaatattgtttttaaagtaaatgatagaaattttattgattgatgaAAATGTAACAAAGTAAGAACCTTGAAGAACCTTCCAAGGGAAGAAACCTTAATCGTTTGTGAGATGATAGTAAGGAATAAATTGAAAAGGATTTTCGAATTTTAGAGGCCAGAATAGTAGCTTAAAAAATATGGGAATTAAAGTGAAAAATGATCCAAAatgtaagaaataaaaatgtatttttccctaaaatattacatattaaaagttaaaactgagatttctattattgttattattattattatcgcTTAAAAGGTATCAATaataccaaaatttttgtttctgtttgcAAGTGAATATTGCCGTATAAAAGAAACAATAGAATGtagattataattataatataaaaaatacattaacaAGACATggataaaataaatttacagaaaaaaagtgaaaaaaaaaaaaaaagaacttcaaATTACAACATGGGTTAGGTGAGTTGGGAGGAGGACGAGGAGGACGAGGGCAGAATTGTAAGAATATTGaagtatttttatttcttgACTCAACCTCGGGCTTCGTCTTTGTTTGGTCAATAATCAAAAATTACCAGGTGATGTGATGTTCCCCTGCTTTTTCTTTGTCCTGAGTGTCAGGCTAGGCTGTGTAGGCCTGAAATGTCTCAGgacctttactttttttttttttttttatttatgggtcAGGACCCTTTCTTACTCTTGTACGTTTTCATTGTTTAATATAAATTCTAActtttcagtcaaaaaaaaattaccggCTCTTGTAGTGTCTCAATGGATTGAATACTTATAACAAGTACCAAGACCAATAATAAAttctaagaaaacaaaaataatatatatagcgGTTTTGGACAAGACGATAAACCTTCACATGGGTTGTCGACTTCAGCATTCCCAATAAAACTATTATTGGTGctccctctattttttttttgtgggtaaaTGGGCCTCCGATATTATTTTGTTGTGAGAAGCAAGAACGTTGGGTCAATAAAACGTTGGTCCAGTTAACGTGTGCCAtctattttttggtaaaaattttttgaaaattaaaaaaatttacaattttttttaaatttttgagaaattatttttaaaaaataaataattattgtatGTCCTTAGGGTATAATTAGCAAAATCATTCTAGTAATATTggttaaattttaagaaaattatttagatgaaaaaagtgtgtaaaaatatgtgttatgatatttaaataataatatttattatttaagcaCTATTACCAAACAGAGCCTTAAACACCCAAGTTATCGTATTTATGATAAAGTTGCATTTGTAAGCTTATTCCTTtcctaaagagagagagagaactaccCAAAACATATACATTTGAAATCTCATGGCTGATCACCGCGCACTCTTAGTGTGGTAGTCATATCACAACTTTAGTGTGATGGTaatttcacaagtataaatacttatGAGGTGTAAAGAGCAAGGGTCaaagttcaagtctccaaaaatgagcttcatacatatatatatatatatatatacacttagattaagttaaaataaaaattctatctaaaaaaaaaaaaaacctcatgaCTGAAAATGGCAGCTGCTGGAGCAACACAAATCTATCCTAGTAAACCACAAAATCCACAccccttctttaaaaaaaaaaaaaattgaatcactAAAAGGTACTTTACATCCTCCTTTTTTATCTTTACCAAAATATTAGACAAATAACTAAATACTTATGGTGATCAGGCCCAAGTACGGGGAAAATCCATCAATCTGCCCAGAGCACTAGTATTAATAgtgttaaataattatatagttatttttaaCGCTACCAACTCTCTAAAATGTAGGTTACAATAGTggagctaaatttaaaaattttagctacTCCTGTTCCGTGAACTGTAACAAAAggctaaaaccaaaaaataatattttattaatcttCCCGTTAAAataatgtttcttttcttttcttttttcctttttttctctttcttttttcttttctcttcccgCTTCagctcatctctctctctctctctcatgttacTTCCCTCTCTCAGACCaaaactcctctctctctctctctctctctcatctcacaaATCAGGTCACGCCCTTGCCGCCGCCGGTCACGCCCTTGAATCCATCTCTTTTCTCTTTGCTCAGATCGGAATTTGGGTGTGTTGGTtgtgattgggttttttttgtgtttgttcatATGGGTTTGGTGGTTATGGGTTTGGTGGCTATGGTGGTGGAatggtgtttgatttttttttttttttctgtgggTTTAA
This portion of the Castanea sativa cultivar Marrone di Chiusa Pesio chromosome 7, ASM4071231v1 genome encodes:
- the LOC142642495 gene encoding putative disease resistance protein RGA4 → MAEGILFDVAARIIEKTGNLAVQELGLLWGVKDEIVKLGEKVSTIKAVLLDAEKKEQTNQVKEWLKRLNDAIYEADDLLDDISTEASQREVMMGQNRMSNKVRTYFSKLNPHAYALKMAHEVKAMMERLDTIGRDRELFHFEERLEETQVRNRARETHSFVCAETVIGRENDKKAIIGILSDSNVEENVSILPIVGIGGLGKTTLAQLVFNDEEFNKHFDQKFWVCVSDDFEVRVIVEKIIGCAKNEKPKNLEMDMLVKELKKEIDGKRYLLVLDDVWNDNRQKWLDLKTLLMSGAKGSRILVTTREEKVAKIVQPMQEYILKGLNVDDAWILLKQMAFENGQEPKNPTFKSIGMEIIENCKGLPLPIRSIGSLLYFKNSERDWLSFMNNEFLKEADILQTLKLSYDHLPSYLKQCFAYCCLFPKDYKIHKTTLIKMWMAQGFIRSSSPNQCLEDIGNDYFMDLLWRSFFQEVEKDGKGNIVQFKMHDLMHDLAKLVTTSDCATFDSKEEGIHEKTLHVSFDRMFLPSSEIPVSLYKARRIKTFHLLDHSQYLDVRLSKSTCEAIVSSFKFIRLLDLNDTGIKSIPSSIGKLRHLRYLDVSYNPIKRLPSSITRLYNLQTLRLSHCEIKELPRDISKLVNLTHIHIDGALWLTHMPRGLGQLTKLQTLSLFVMSQNSSLDFRRHGGLKELKGLNKLRGTLEIKGLRHGKEAASESKDANMKEKIHLQDLTLSWIEEDVDESNFGYDEESLKALLPHGLPSNLQELCLSRYGGVKFPSAISSLSNLVKLSFEECKKCQHLPPLDQFHSLKTLYLQGLDDLEYISERENNGEVSDSSFLPSLEQLTIRFCPNLKGWWQRQRDSVEELHNHSLPSFPHLSYLHIWDCPKLISLPLFPYLEKLDLTICSLKPLEQTLRMEVINMATPENLTSIAATSTSSSSTLAASSFIPLSKLKSMSIRYMEETLPKELMCNLISLQDLKIYYCCGPLPLSRHLTALQNLTVCGSKEVDLTNDVDEMEWHGLQSLCNLVFSDLPNLATLPVGIQHLTSLQKLTIESCRSLSAIPEWIFNLTSLQTLQISYSPILSKRCKREAGEDWGKIAHIPDLIIR